In the genome of Myxococcus stipitatus, one region contains:
- a CDS encoding thiamine pyrophosphate-dependent enzyme yields MIYLRVFDERALIYHRHGRIGTWAISWGHEAIQVGAMSALRDHDWAFPSYRENKVGLVRGMSPADVLAGCRGHPQGWWNPNIWRLGSISIPVGSQVPHAVGFAWGERLQGRDTVALAFFGDGATSEGEFHEGANLAGVLGAPVVLLCTNNQWAISTPVRQQTRATSLADKAVGYGMPGVRVDGDDVIAVHLAVSEAVERARSGGGPTFIECVTYRMQAHAFPDDPSVYREDTDAAAARRNECLVRYERYLQRLDLLAPEVATRFRDEALARMAAAITEAEALPVPDPSLVFDHTYERKTPAMSRDLARLQASLAPGAAGKDSGRTP; encoded by the coding sequence ATGATCTATCTGCGAGTCTTCGACGAGCGGGCGCTCATCTATCACCGCCATGGTCGGATTGGCACCTGGGCCATCTCCTGGGGACATGAAGCCATCCAGGTGGGCGCAATGTCTGCGCTTCGTGATCATGATTGGGCATTTCCTTCGTACCGGGAGAACAAGGTCGGCCTTGTGCGGGGGATGTCCCCGGCGGATGTCCTTGCGGGTTGCCGGGGTCACCCGCAGGGTTGGTGGAACCCAAACATCTGGAGGCTGGGTTCCATCAGTATTCCCGTGGGCTCGCAGGTGCCCCACGCGGTTGGCTTTGCATGGGGAGAGCGCCTCCAGGGGCGCGACACCGTGGCGCTGGCCTTCTTTGGAGATGGGGCCACCTCGGAGGGTGAGTTTCACGAAGGAGCCAACCTGGCGGGTGTGCTGGGCGCTCCCGTCGTCCTCCTGTGCACGAACAACCAGTGGGCCATCAGCACGCCGGTGCGCCAGCAGACGCGCGCCACCTCCCTCGCGGACAAGGCCGTGGGCTACGGCATGCCGGGAGTTCGGGTGGACGGGGACGATGTCATCGCCGTCCATCTCGCCGTCTCCGAAGCGGTGGAGCGCGCGCGCTCGGGGGGAGGCCCCACCTTCATCGAGTGCGTCACCTACCGCATGCAGGCGCACGCCTTCCCCGACGACCCGAGCGTCTACCGGGAGGACACCGACGCCGCGGCGGCACGCCGCAACGAGTGCCTCGTCCGCTACGAGCGCTACCTCCAGCGACTGGACCTCCTCGCCCCCGAAGTGGCCACGCGCTTTCGCGACGAAGCGTTGGCCCGGATGGCGGCGGCCATCACCGAGGCGGAGGCGCTCCCCGTGCCGGACCCCAGCCTCGTCTTCGACCACACCTACGAACGGAAGACCCCGGCGATGTCGCGTGACCTGGCGCGGCTCCAGGCGTCCCTGGCCCCAGGGGCCGCGGGCAAGGACTCCGGGAGGACGCCATGA
- a CDS encoding thioesterase II family protein — MKDTVDEWLMFNGQQKPAARLQLICFHHAGGGASMFRKWAEEMPEEIAVSAVQLPGREFRLREPCFTRMEPLVHELVKRLTPRLDLPFAFFGHSMGALVAFELARELRRRGEREPFYLGVSGRIAPQLRSRFRPAAELTDAQLIERVRELGGLPEQVAQEPELLALVLPIIRADYAVIDNYTCASEPPLSCAISAFWGRGDILATEEQVFAWKQHTHHQFTIRDFPGDHFFVNTVRQDVQRALRADLKQALG; from the coding sequence ATGAAGGACACTGTGGATGAATGGTTGATGTTCAACGGGCAGCAGAAGCCAGCAGCCAGGCTGCAACTCATCTGCTTCCACCATGCGGGAGGTGGAGCCTCGATGTTCCGCAAGTGGGCGGAGGAGATGCCGGAGGAGATCGCCGTCAGCGCGGTGCAGCTCCCCGGGCGCGAGTTCCGGCTGAGGGAGCCGTGCTTCACGCGGATGGAGCCGCTGGTGCACGAGCTGGTGAAGCGGCTCACGCCTCGATTGGATCTCCCGTTCGCCTTCTTCGGGCACAGCATGGGCGCGCTGGTCGCCTTCGAGCTGGCGCGGGAGCTGCGCCGGCGAGGCGAGCGCGAGCCCTTCTATCTTGGAGTGTCAGGGCGGATTGCCCCGCAGCTGCGCTCCCGCTTCCGCCCCGCTGCGGAGCTCACCGACGCGCAGCTCATCGAGCGCGTCCGCGAGCTCGGTGGACTGCCGGAGCAGGTCGCGCAGGAGCCGGAGCTGCTCGCACTGGTCCTGCCCATCATCCGCGCGGACTACGCCGTCATCGACAACTACACCTGCGCGTCCGAGCCGCCCCTGTCCTGCGCCATCTCCGCGTTCTGGGGACGCGGCGACATCCTCGCCACGGAGGAGCAGGTCTTCGCCTGGAAGCAGCACACCCACCACCAGTTCACCATCCGCGACTTCCCAGGCGACCACTTCTTCGTGAACACGGTGAGGCAGGATGTGCAGCGGGCCCTGCGCGCGGACCTGAAGCAGGCGCTGGGGTAG
- a CDS encoding 2-oxo acid dehydrogenase subunit E2, whose amino-acid sequence MGFVYVLPDLGEGVAEAEIVRWFVADGERVEEDAPMVEVMTAKATVMVPSPGKGVALRLLAGLREKVSVGMPLIVIGEPGEDPEALLRAASAPVASAPPSPEPPAVTAAPARKQVQALPRVRKLAEQLGVVLESLQKQGTITEDDVRAAAKRGSPPPAPCLPQEGVRARLPLSGLRRAASAHLSRAQAVPSVAVVEEASFDTLLMLQQLLGVGYVPFLIQAVVAALREVPEANALFDEATEEVVLYERVDLAIAVHTDEGLAVPVIRDCAKLSLQALEARVQELGNMARARTLSPAESTGGTFTITSPGDQGSLLATPLLNVPQVAILGLHRPTRRPLVVDGELRVGTGAHVTVTVDHRVLDGVTACRFIRLVTGFLSQPLQAFADGVFHADAGVSASPPEVTSIFPPLQSYADGPFRADSATPGNPPKTMPTVRAGAANVLATDAGGLARELLALDARRRKQRLEAFIEAELARRMGGKKKPLERGRTWRDLGLDSLIAVGLRDALAQGLGRGLPATLLFNRPTLASLSDYLLAQLESAPREEPATLEAPVDFLLRLKGLPEREAVARLSERIATMGDS is encoded by the coding sequence ATGGGATTCGTCTATGTGCTTCCCGACCTCGGCGAAGGTGTCGCCGAGGCGGAGATCGTCCGCTGGTTCGTCGCCGATGGAGAGCGTGTCGAAGAGGACGCTCCCATGGTGGAGGTGATGACGGCGAAGGCGACCGTGATGGTGCCCTCACCCGGCAAGGGCGTGGCGCTGCGGCTGCTCGCGGGCCTGCGGGAGAAGGTCTCCGTCGGGATGCCCCTCATCGTCATCGGTGAGCCGGGGGAGGACCCGGAGGCCCTCCTGCGCGCGGCGAGCGCGCCGGTGGCCTCGGCCCCGCCAAGCCCGGAGCCTCCCGCCGTCACCGCGGCGCCCGCGCGCAAGCAGGTCCAGGCGCTGCCTCGGGTCCGCAAGCTCGCCGAGCAGCTGGGCGTGGTGCTCGAGTCCCTCCAGAAGCAAGGCACCATCACCGAGGACGACGTGCGCGCGGCGGCGAAGCGTGGGAGTCCGCCCCCCGCGCCGTGCCTGCCCCAGGAGGGCGTCCGCGCGCGCCTGCCCCTGAGCGGGCTGCGCCGCGCGGCCTCCGCGCACCTCTCGCGGGCGCAGGCCGTGCCCTCGGTGGCGGTGGTGGAGGAGGCGTCCTTCGACACGCTGCTGATGCTCCAGCAGCTGCTGGGGGTCGGCTACGTGCCGTTCCTCATCCAGGCGGTGGTCGCCGCGCTCCGCGAAGTGCCCGAGGCCAACGCGCTCTTCGACGAGGCCACCGAGGAGGTGGTCCTCTACGAGCGCGTCGACCTGGCCATCGCGGTCCATACCGACGAGGGCCTGGCGGTCCCCGTCATCCGGGACTGCGCGAAGCTGTCGCTCCAGGCGCTCGAGGCCCGTGTGCAGGAGCTGGGGAACATGGCGCGTGCCCGGACGCTGAGCCCGGCGGAGAGCACCGGGGGCACGTTCACCATCACGAGCCCCGGCGACCAGGGCTCCCTGCTCGCCACGCCGCTGCTCAACGTGCCCCAGGTGGCCATCCTGGGGCTCCACCGTCCGACGCGGCGGCCCCTGGTGGTGGACGGCGAGCTGCGCGTGGGCACGGGGGCGCACGTCACCGTGACGGTGGACCACCGGGTCCTCGACGGTGTCACCGCGTGCCGCTTCATCCGCCTGGTGACGGGCTTCCTCTCCCAGCCACTCCAGGCCTTCGCGGACGGCGTCTTCCACGCGGACGCGGGCGTGTCGGCCTCGCCGCCGGAGGTGACGTCCATCTTCCCGCCGCTCCAGTCGTACGCGGACGGCCCGTTCCGCGCGGACTCCGCGACGCCGGGCAATCCCCCGAAGACGATGCCCACGGTCCGGGCTGGCGCGGCGAATGTGCTCGCGACAGACGCGGGGGGCCTCGCGCGTGAGCTGCTGGCCCTGGATGCGCGCCGACGCAAGCAGCGGCTGGAGGCGTTCATCGAGGCGGAGCTCGCCAGGCGCATGGGCGGAAAGAAGAAGCCGCTGGAGCGCGGCCGGACGTGGCGCGACCTGGGGCTGGACTCGCTCATCGCGGTGGGGCTGCGGGACGCGCTGGCCCAGGGGCTGGGCCGTGGCCTGCCCGCGACGCTGCTCTTCAACCGGCCCACGCTCGCGTCGCTCAGTGACTACCTCCTGGCGCAGCTGGAGTCCGCGCCGCGCGAGGAGCCCGCGACGCTCGAGGCGCCGGTGGACTTCCTGCTCCGGCTCAAGGGGCTGCCCGAGAGAGAGGCCGTGGCGCGGCTCAGCGAGCGCATCGCCACGATGGGAGACTCATGA
- a CDS encoding type I polyketide synthase: MKSAPGNPSSEPVAIIGMSCRFPGGADSPESFWRLLREGFDAMREVPADRWDAATYQSSDPSVAGKVRALRAGFLDRVDSFDAGFWGISAREAVSMDPQQRLLLEVTYEALEHALQPIDALAGSRTGVFVGIATDDYSHRTDPSDVYSGTGSLFSVAAGRISYLLDLRGPSIAVDTACSSSLVALHLACQSLQSRESELAVVGGVNVITDPGKSIYFSGLGALSPDGRCKTFDASADGYGRGEGCGVFILKRLSEALADGDRVLAVVRGSAVNQDGHSNGLTAPNGLAQEAVLREALARAGLTPGDIQYVEAHGTGTPLGDPIEIEALSSALCEWRGPKEPLLLGSVKTNIGHLEAAAGVAGLMKVVLAMRHGELPPHLHFTRPNPHVPWARLPLKVPTEVTPWTSRGPRLAGVSSFGISGTNAHVILEEAPRAKSEPQARSDDERPLILPLSARSPEALTALAHAHQDLLTASVPVGTLREHAHAASVRRSHHPHRLAVVGSTRRDLAEALRASAQGEPHPGLVRRQVSFEEESPRVAFIFPGQGSQWLGMGRQLLREEPVFREALEGCERAMRPHVEWSLVEELGADEAHSRLAEIDVVQPVLFAMQVALAALWRSWGVEPDAVVGHSMGEVAAAHVAGALSLEDAARIICLRSQLLRRVSGQGVMAVVELGLEQAREVLVGAESRLSVGVSNSARSSVISGDPAALEELLRSLEGRGVFCRRVKVDVASHSPQMDPLKEDLLRALEGVAPVSALVPIYSTVTGETGDGSDFSETYWVRNLRDPVLFQGAIERLLDDGHAVFIEVSPHPVLLAPIQETLEETKRGGLALASLRRQADERRTLLESFAALYVHGHPVDWKRLFPEGGRPVELPSYPWRGERYWLDVPSVSSGSSRVAREAGVGHPLLGGSLSSSLQPRVHFWERSIGTEAFPYLVDHRVQGEVVFPGAGYVEMALAAGAEVLGEAGLVLEGVRFREMLSLVPGANRRVQLALTEEGSGRASFQISSRAEGEAAWRTHAMGRLRRDEGRATEPSWEAWSDEGEPRSSDEHYRRMESLGLGYGPTFRGLRRLVLREGEVLGHVRLPESVEADPGTYWLHPALLDACLQTSVALMSTADSRDPFVPVGLERVRVFARPGRELQVRVKAREGDKPGDAERSFDVWLLDADGGAVAELEGLRARRLDGGAVARDALEGSVFSVAWRRTEALPDALASGTWLVFADRGGFGAELQSLLRTRGGACVAVVAGSAYERVAADLYRINPASPEDYRRLLRESFGEDGRCQGVVHLFGLDATAFSSTTPTTLASDLSRGAVSATYLAQALVRQGWRDVPRLVLVTRGTRSVVEGEVVAPAQASLWGLGQTLATEHPELECTRIDLAPVPDARDAALLLRELVAKGHEDQVALREGRHVARFVRGGFEAASEEPSVALTPAAGRPFRLELPVPGVLERLVLREARRSGPGPGEVEIEVEAAALNFIDVMKAMGIYPGLPPGPVSLGAECSGRIVALGEGVTGFSLGQEVVALAPSCFATHVKAPARFVAPKPARLDFAQAATFPGVFMTAWYAVHHLGRARRGEKILIHAASGGTGLAALQIARALGLEVFATAGSEEKRTFLRSLGVEHVMDSRSLAFADEVMRITEGRGVDLVLNSLTGEALVKSLEVLAPYGRFLELGKRDIYDDVRLGLSPFRKSLSYSAIDLMGMTEARPELFASLFAEVMRHLEDGTFEPLPVQVFPATDAEGAFRQMAQAKHIGKLAIHMKNPQARIAPLDAERAGIRADGSYLITGGLGGLGLSVARWLVEQGARNLALVGRTAPSAKAEEVVRALEAAGARVQVSSADVSREEDVARLLAELGAHLPPLRGIVHAAGLLDDHTVLELSDAHFHKVAAPKIQGAWNLHARTLDQPLDFFVMYSSAAVLLGSPGQGNYAAANAFMDALAEQRRALGLPAMSIQWGAFSEVGLAAAVDVRGDRLSYRGVGSLTPAEGITALSRLLEHPRPVVGVLRFDARQWFEFYPRTASVPFFAELPRESEAPRAGSVQGTSLKQALESAPPAGRLDLLEGHLREQLGRVLRVPAARIDRTAPFKSIGVDSLMSLELRNRIEASIGLKLSAALLFTYTHTASLAEHLLERLGLSSAPEVEAAPVEPPQADALQRIEQELDQLSEDELAARLAEKLLLP, from the coding sequence ATGAAGTCCGCACCCGGGAATCCCTCCTCGGAGCCGGTGGCCATCATCGGAATGTCCTGCCGCTTCCCAGGAGGCGCGGACAGCCCCGAGTCCTTCTGGCGCCTGCTTCGCGAGGGCTTCGATGCCATGCGCGAAGTCCCGGCCGACCGCTGGGACGCGGCCACGTATCAGTCCTCGGACCCGAGCGTCGCGGGGAAGGTTCGAGCCCTGCGCGCCGGGTTCCTGGACCGCGTGGACTCGTTCGACGCGGGCTTCTGGGGCATCTCCGCGCGTGAGGCCGTCAGCATGGACCCTCAGCAGCGGCTGCTGCTGGAGGTGACCTACGAGGCGCTGGAGCACGCGCTCCAGCCCATTGATGCGCTCGCGGGGAGCCGCACGGGTGTCTTCGTGGGCATCGCCACCGACGACTACTCGCACCGCACTGACCCGTCGGACGTCTACTCCGGGACGGGCTCGCTCTTCAGCGTCGCCGCGGGTCGCATCTCGTACCTGCTGGACCTCAGGGGCCCCAGCATCGCCGTGGACACGGCCTGCTCGTCGTCCCTGGTCGCGCTGCACCTCGCCTGCCAGAGCCTCCAGTCCCGCGAGAGCGAGCTGGCGGTGGTGGGCGGCGTCAACGTCATCACGGACCCCGGCAAGAGCATCTACTTCTCGGGGTTGGGCGCGCTCTCCCCCGACGGCCGTTGCAAGACGTTCGACGCCAGCGCGGACGGCTATGGGCGTGGTGAGGGCTGCGGTGTGTTCATCCTCAAGCGGCTCTCCGAGGCGCTCGCGGATGGCGACCGGGTGCTCGCCGTGGTTCGTGGCTCGGCGGTCAACCAGGACGGGCACAGCAACGGCCTGACGGCTCCCAACGGGCTCGCGCAGGAGGCCGTGCTCCGCGAGGCCCTTGCTCGCGCGGGCTTGACGCCGGGAGACATCCAGTACGTCGAGGCCCATGGCACCGGAACGCCGCTCGGCGACCCGATAGAAATCGAGGCGCTGTCCTCGGCCCTGTGCGAGTGGCGGGGCCCGAAGGAGCCGCTGCTGCTCGGCTCGGTGAAGACGAACATCGGGCACCTGGAAGCGGCGGCCGGCGTGGCCGGGTTGATGAAGGTCGTCCTCGCGATGCGGCATGGGGAGCTTCCGCCGCACCTGCACTTCACGCGGCCCAACCCGCATGTGCCCTGGGCGCGGCTTCCGCTGAAGGTTCCCACCGAGGTGACTCCGTGGACCTCGCGTGGCCCGCGACTCGCGGGCGTGAGCTCCTTCGGCATCAGCGGGACGAATGCCCACGTCATCCTCGAGGAAGCGCCGCGTGCGAAGTCCGAGCCCCAGGCACGAAGCGACGATGAGCGCCCGCTGATTCTTCCGCTGTCGGCGCGGAGCCCCGAGGCGCTCACCGCGCTCGCCCATGCCCATCAGGACCTGCTGACCGCCTCGGTGCCCGTGGGAACCCTCCGGGAGCACGCCCACGCGGCGAGCGTCCGGCGCAGTCACCACCCCCATCGGCTGGCGGTGGTGGGGAGCACGCGGCGGGACCTCGCGGAGGCGCTGCGGGCCTCCGCCCAGGGCGAGCCGCACCCTGGCCTCGTCCGACGACAGGTGAGCTTCGAGGAGGAGTCCCCTCGCGTCGCGTTCATCTTTCCGGGGCAGGGCTCGCAGTGGCTCGGCATGGGGCGCCAGCTCCTGCGCGAGGAGCCCGTCTTCCGCGAGGCCCTCGAGGGATGCGAGCGCGCCATGCGGCCCCACGTCGAGTGGTCGCTCGTGGAGGAGCTGGGCGCGGACGAGGCGCACTCGCGGCTCGCGGAGATCGACGTCGTCCAGCCCGTGCTCTTCGCGATGCAGGTGGCGCTGGCGGCGCTGTGGCGCTCCTGGGGCGTCGAGCCCGACGCGGTGGTGGGCCACAGCATGGGCGAGGTGGCCGCGGCGCATGTCGCGGGCGCGCTGAGCCTGGAGGACGCCGCGCGCATCATCTGCCTCCGCAGCCAGCTGCTGCGACGCGTGAGCGGGCAGGGCGTCATGGCGGTCGTCGAGCTCGGCCTGGAGCAGGCCCGAGAGGTGTTGGTGGGCGCCGAGTCCCGGCTGTCGGTGGGCGTGAGCAACAGCGCTCGCTCGTCGGTCATCTCGGGGGACCCGGCGGCGTTGGAGGAGCTGCTGCGGAGCCTGGAGGGCAGGGGCGTCTTCTGCCGCCGCGTGAAGGTGGACGTGGCCTCGCACAGTCCGCAGATGGACCCGCTGAAGGAGGACCTCCTGCGCGCGCTGGAGGGGGTGGCTCCCGTGAGTGCCCTGGTCCCCATCTACTCCACTGTGACGGGGGAGACCGGTGACGGGAGCGACTTCTCCGAGACCTACTGGGTGCGCAACCTGCGCGACCCGGTGCTGTTCCAGGGCGCCATCGAGCGGCTCCTGGACGACGGCCACGCGGTGTTCATCGAAGTGAGCCCGCATCCCGTCCTGCTCGCGCCCATCCAGGAGACGTTGGAGGAGACGAAGCGCGGAGGGCTCGCGCTGGCGTCGCTGCGGAGGCAGGCCGATGAGCGGCGCACCCTCCTGGAGTCGTTCGCGGCGCTGTACGTCCATGGCCATCCCGTCGACTGGAAGCGGCTGTTTCCCGAGGGCGGTCGCCCCGTCGAGCTGCCGTCCTATCCGTGGCGGGGCGAGCGCTACTGGCTCGACGTGCCGTCGGTGTCTTCTGGCTCCTCGCGCGTGGCGCGTGAGGCGGGCGTGGGCCATCCACTGCTCGGAGGCTCGCTCTCTTCCTCCTTGCAGCCTCGCGTCCACTTCTGGGAGCGGAGCATCGGCACCGAGGCGTTCCCGTATCTCGTCGACCACCGCGTGCAAGGGGAGGTCGTCTTCCCTGGCGCGGGGTACGTCGAGATGGCGCTCGCGGCGGGGGCCGAGGTGCTCGGCGAGGCGGGCCTTGTCCTCGAAGGGGTCCGCTTCCGGGAGATGTTGTCCCTGGTTCCAGGCGCGAACCGTCGGGTGCAGCTCGCGCTGACCGAAGAAGGCTCTGGCCGGGCCTCGTTCCAGATCTCCAGCCGTGCCGAGGGCGAGGCCGCGTGGCGGACGCATGCGATGGGGCGGCTGCGCCGGGATGAAGGCCGCGCCACCGAACCGTCCTGGGAGGCGTGGAGCGACGAGGGCGAGCCTCGCTCGTCCGACGAGCACTACCGCCGCATGGAGTCGCTGGGCCTTGGTTATGGCCCGACGTTCCGTGGACTCCGGCGGCTCGTGCTGCGTGAGGGTGAAGTGCTGGGCCATGTGCGGCTGCCCGAGTCGGTGGAGGCGGACCCCGGCACGTACTGGTTGCATCCCGCGCTCCTGGATGCCTGTCTCCAGACCTCCGTGGCGCTGATGTCCACGGCGGACTCCCGGGACCCCTTTGTTCCGGTGGGCCTCGAGCGCGTGCGGGTGTTCGCGCGGCCGGGGCGCGAGCTCCAGGTCCGGGTGAAGGCACGCGAGGGAGACAAGCCGGGGGACGCGGAGCGGTCCTTCGATGTCTGGCTCCTTGATGCCGATGGAGGGGCCGTGGCGGAGCTGGAGGGGCTGCGTGCGCGACGCCTTGATGGGGGCGCCGTGGCCCGCGATGCGTTGGAGGGGAGCGTCTTCTCCGTCGCCTGGCGGCGGACGGAGGCGTTGCCCGACGCGCTCGCGAGCGGCACCTGGCTCGTGTTCGCGGACCGGGGTGGGTTCGGCGCGGAGCTCCAGTCGCTGCTGCGGACCCGGGGCGGAGCTTGCGTGGCGGTCGTCGCGGGCAGTGCCTACGAGCGTGTCGCGGCGGACCTCTATCGCATCAACCCCGCGTCACCGGAGGACTACCGCCGGCTCCTGCGGGAGTCCTTCGGCGAGGATGGACGATGCCAGGGGGTGGTCCACCTCTTCGGCCTCGATGCCACGGCGTTCTCCTCGACGACGCCGACGACACTGGCCTCGGACCTCTCTCGCGGAGCCGTCAGCGCGACGTACCTGGCGCAAGCGCTCGTGCGCCAGGGCTGGCGGGATGTGCCGCGGCTGGTGCTGGTCACGCGGGGCACGCGGTCCGTCGTGGAGGGCGAGGTCGTGGCCCCGGCGCAGGCTTCGCTCTGGGGGCTGGGTCAGACGCTCGCGACGGAGCACCCGGAGCTGGAGTGCACCCGCATCGACCTGGCCCCGGTCCCGGATGCCCGCGATGCCGCGCTCCTGCTGCGCGAGCTCGTGGCGAAGGGGCACGAGGACCAGGTGGCGCTGCGCGAGGGCCGCCATGTGGCCCGCTTCGTTCGCGGTGGCTTCGAGGCCGCGTCCGAGGAGCCCTCCGTCGCGCTGACGCCAGCGGCGGGGCGTCCGTTCCGTCTCGAGCTCCCGGTTCCAGGTGTGCTCGAGCGCCTCGTCCTTCGCGAGGCACGCAGGTCCGGGCCTGGCCCCGGAGAGGTGGAGATCGAGGTCGAGGCCGCCGCGCTCAACTTCATCGACGTGATGAAGGCCATGGGCATCTACCCCGGACTGCCCCCGGGCCCCGTCTCACTAGGGGCCGAGTGCTCGGGCCGGATTGTCGCGCTGGGAGAGGGCGTCACGGGGTTCTCGCTGGGGCAGGAGGTGGTGGCGCTCGCGCCGTCGTGCTTCGCCACCCATGTGAAGGCCCCCGCGCGCTTCGTGGCGCCCAAGCCCGCGCGACTCGACTTCGCTCAGGCCGCCACCTTCCCGGGCGTGTTCATGACCGCGTGGTACGCGGTGCACCACCTGGGCAGGGCCCGCCGGGGCGAGAAGATCCTCATCCACGCGGCTTCGGGAGGAACAGGGCTCGCGGCGCTTCAGATCGCACGCGCGCTCGGGCTCGAGGTCTTCGCGACCGCGGGCAGTGAAGAGAAGCGCACCTTCCTCCGTTCGCTGGGCGTCGAGCACGTCATGGACTCGCGCTCGCTGGCGTTCGCGGACGAGGTGATGCGCATCACGGAGGGGCGGGGCGTCGACCTGGTCCTCAACTCGCTCACGGGCGAGGCGCTCGTGAAGAGCCTGGAGGTCCTCGCGCCCTATGGACGCTTCCTCGAGCTGGGCAAGCGGGACATCTACGACGACGTCCGGCTCGGGCTGTCGCCGTTCCGCAAGAGCCTCTCGTACAGCGCCATCGACCTGATGGGGATGACGGAGGCCCGGCCGGAGCTGTTCGCCTCGCTGTTCGCGGAGGTGATGCGGCACCTCGAAGACGGGACCTTCGAGCCGCTGCCCGTGCAGGTCTTCCCGGCGACGGACGCGGAGGGTGCCTTCCGCCAGATGGCACAGGCGAAGCACATCGGAAAGCTCGCCATCCACATGAAGAACCCCCAGGCGCGCATCGCGCCCCTGGACGCGGAGCGCGCGGGGATTCGCGCGGATGGCAGCTACCTCATCACCGGAGGCCTCGGCGGGCTGGGGTTGTCGGTGGCGCGTTGGCTGGTGGAGCAGGGGGCTCGGAACCTCGCGCTCGTGGGCCGCACGGCCCCTTCGGCGAAGGCGGAAGAAGTGGTTCGGGCGTTGGAGGCTGCCGGCGCCCGGGTCCAGGTCTCCTCCGCCGACGTCTCACGCGAAGAGGACGTGGCGCGACTGCTCGCCGAGCTCGGGGCGCACCTGCCTCCGCTGCGCGGCATCGTGCACGCGGCGGGACTCCTGGATGACCACACGGTGCTGGAGCTCTCGGACGCGCACTTCCACAAGGTCGCGGCGCCCAAGATCCAGGGTGCGTGGAACCTGCACGCGCGCACGCTGGACCAGCCCCTGGACTTCTTCGTCATGTACTCGTCCGCGGCGGTGCTGCTGGGCTCGCCCGGGCAGGGGAACTACGCGGCCGCGAACGCCTTCATGGATGCCCTCGCGGAGCAGCGGCGCGCGCTGGGCCTGCCCGCGATGAGCATCCAGTGGGGCGCCTTCTCCGAGGTGGGCCTCGCGGCGGCGGTGGACGTTCGTGGCGACCGGCTCTCCTATCGCGGCGTCGGGAGCCTCACTCCCGCGGAGGGCATCACGGCGCTCTCCCGTCTGCTCGAGCATCCCCGCCCGGTGGTGGGCGTGCTGCGCTTCGACGCGCGCCAGTGGTTCGAGTTCTACCCGCGCACGGCCAGCGTCCCGTTCTTCGCGGAGCTGCCTCGGGAGTCGGAGGCGCCTCGGGCCGGTTCTGTGCAAGGGACATCCTTGAAGCAGGCGCTGGAGTCGGCGCCGCCGGCCGGGCGGCTCGACCTGCTGGAAGGACATCTCCGTGAGCAACTGGGACGGGTGCTGCGCGTTCCCGCC
- a CDS encoding alpha-ketoacid dehydrogenase subunit beta, which produces MSELLFVEALTSALREEMERNPQVVLLGEDIGRNGGVFRVTLGLQARFGPERVVDTPVSEAGIVGAAVGLCLARMRPVCELQFDAFSYPALNQIITHVGRYRWRTRGTAPMPMVIRMPCGGGVRAPELHSDSPETYYCHTPGLTVVTPSTPADAKGLLTAAMRSPDPVIFLEPKKLYRHLRGEVPDGEHVTPLGVVRTVREGEDVTLFAWGAMVEVATATADALAQKGVSAHICDVRTLSPLDEEGLLAAARATGRVVIIQEAPRTCGVASEIAAILAERAMYDLKAPIQRVTGFDVPHPYFSIEHHHRPDPSRVLAAVHGTLEA; this is translated from the coding sequence ATGAGCGAGCTGCTCTTCGTGGAGGCCCTCACCAGCGCGCTGAGGGAGGAGATGGAGCGCAACCCCCAGGTGGTGCTCCTGGGCGAGGACATCGGCCGCAACGGCGGCGTGTTCCGCGTCACCCTGGGACTCCAGGCGCGCTTCGGGCCGGAGCGCGTCGTCGACACGCCCGTGTCGGAGGCGGGCATCGTGGGCGCGGCCGTGGGCCTGTGCCTCGCGCGGATGCGGCCCGTCTGCGAGCTCCAGTTCGACGCCTTCAGCTACCCCGCGCTCAACCAGATCATCACCCACGTGGGCCGCTACCGCTGGCGCACGCGGGGCACGGCGCCCATGCCGATGGTCATCCGGATGCCCTGCGGGGGCGGGGTGCGGGCGCCCGAGCTCCACTCGGACTCGCCCGAGACCTACTACTGCCACACGCCTGGGCTCACCGTCGTCACGCCGTCGACGCCCGCCGACGCCAAGGGGCTCCTCACGGCGGCGATGCGCAGCCCCGACCCGGTCATCTTCCTGGAGCCGAAGAAGCTCTACCGCCACCTGCGCGGCGAGGTCCCCGATGGGGAGCACGTGACGCCGCTCGGTGTCGTGCGCACGGTGCGCGAGGGCGAGGACGTGACGCTGTTCGCCTGGGGCGCCATGGTGGAGGTGGCCACGGCCACCGCGGACGCGCTGGCGCAGAAGGGCGTCTCCGCGCACATCTGTGACGTGCGGACGCTGTCGCCGCTGGACGAGGAGGGACTGCTGGCGGCTGCTCGCGCCACGGGCCGCGTCGTCATCATCCAGGAGGCGCCTCGCACCTGCGGCGTGGCCAGTGAAATCGCGGCGATTCTCGCCGAGCGCGCCATGTACGACCTCAAGGCGCCCATCCAACGTGTGACGGGGTTCGATGTGCCGCACCCCTACTTCAGCATCGAGCATCACCACCGGCCCGACCCCTCGCGAGTGCTCGCGGCCGTCCACGGCACCCTGGAGGCCTGA